One region of Fragaria vesca subsp. vesca linkage group LG4, FraVesHawaii_1.0, whole genome shotgun sequence genomic DNA includes:
- the LOC101302258 gene encoding ubiquitin-like modifier-activating enzyme 5-like: protein MEAELKEMLSDLESLKRSLTDPSHTAPIDKLQMRVERLTSLAKTGPVRRSKVQDMSAEVVDSNPYSRLMALQRMGIVKNYERIREFSVAIVGVGGVGSVAAEMLTRCGIGRLLLYDYDKVELANMNRLFFRPEQSGMTKTDAAVQTLSDINPDVVLESYTLNITTVQGFETFTSSLKDKSFRPNKEGSGVDLVLSCVDNYEARMAVNQACNELNQTWMESGVSEDAVSGHIQLLIPGETACFACAPPLVVASGIDERTLKREGVCAASLPTTMGVVAGLLVQNTLKYLLNFGNVSPYLGYNSLKDFFPTMEMRPNPQCSNFACMERQKEYLLAKPARDAASKVKMEAEASSSVIEAPLHLDNEWEISVVDDTEPHSIEAKSLDTLPEGLVRELPTADDFQKPAAEAADTNVDDLEELRKQLDALNS, encoded by the exons ATGGAGGCGGAGCTGAAGGAGATGCTCAGCGACCTCGAATCGCTGAAGAGATCGCTCACCGATCCTTCTCACACTGCTCCAATCGATAAG CTACAAATGCGTGTTGAGCGCCTTACCAGTCTTGCAAAAACCGGACCTGTTCGGCGCTCCAAAGTTCAG GATATGAGCGCTGAGGTGGTAGATAGCAATCCTTACAGTAGGCTTATGGCACTTCAGAGGATGGGCATTGTGAAAAACTATGAAAGAATTCGGGAGTTCTCGGTAGCCATAGTT GGAGTAGGTGGTGTAGGAAGTGTAGCAGCTGAGATGCTTACAAGATGTGGTATTGGCCGTCTTCTGTTGTATGATTATGACAAAGTAGAGCTAGCTAACATGAATAGGTTATTCTTTCGTCCAGAGCAG AGTGGTATGACTAAAACAGATGCGGCTGTACAGACCCTTTCAGACATAAATCCTGATGTTGTGCTTGAG AGCTATACACTGAACATCACAACAGTGCAAGGTTTTGAAACCTTTACGTCTAGTTTAAAGGATAAATCGTTTCGCCCAAATAAAGAAGGCAGTGGAGTAGACCTTGTCTTAAGCTGTGTTGATAATTACGAAGCTCGAATGGCTGTTAATCAGGCGTGCAATGAACTGAATCAGACATGGATGGAGTCTG GTGTCTCTGAGGATGCTGTTTCAGGTCATATTCAGTTGCTTATACCTGGTGAAACTGCTTGTTTTGCATGTGCCCCACCTTTG GTTGTAGCATCTGGAATTGATGAACGCACACTTAAGCGTGAAGGGGTTTGTGCTGCATCTTTACCTACCACTATG GGAGTTGTTGCTGGGCTGCTAGTTCAGAATACCCTCAAATACTTGCTGAACTTTGGAAATGTCTCCCCATACTTG GGATATAATTCTCTTAAAGACTTCTTCCCCACCATGGAAATGAGGCCAAATCCTCAGTGTTCAAATTTTGCTTGTATGGAACGTCAG AAAGAATACTTGCTTGCGAAGCCGGCTAGGGATGCTGCAAGTAAAGTAAAGATGGAAGCCGAAGCATCATCATCTGTTATAGAAGCTCCACTCCATCTTGATAACGAATGGGAAATAAG CGTTGTTGATGATACTGAGCCACACAGCATAGAAGCCAAAAGTTTAG ATACTCTTCCCGAAGGTCTAGTTCGGGAGCTTCCCACTGCGGATGACTTCCAAAAACCAGCTGCAGAAGCCGCAGATACTAATGTTGATGACCTAGAAGAACTTCGGAAACAACTCGATGCCCTTAATTCTTAA